The following is a genomic window from Verrucomicrobiota bacterium.
ACAACAAGGTTACGATATCCAAAAGTAGTTCCTCGTTCCGTCAGCCACATCTCAGCGGCACCAGCATTCTCCAGCTTCGCGACCACATGTTTCATGTCTTGCGGAGCAAGAAACTGGCCTTTCTTAACATTAACCACACGGCCTGTTTCAGCTGCTGCAACCAAAAGGTCGGTCTGGCGACATAAGAAAGCAGGAATTTGAATCACATCCACTACATCGGCCACTACTGATATCTGGGAAATTCCATGCACGTCGGTTACGACTGGAAACTGATAGCGACTCTTGATTTCAGCCAATATTTCGAGCCCAGCTTTTAGACCAGTGCCACGAGCTCCTTCCATAGAGGTACGGTTAGCTTTGTCGAAAGATCCTTTGAAAACGATGTTTAGAGCCGGATTATTTTCCCTCAATTCGGCCAAACATTCCGCCACAGGTCTGCAGATTTCCAAGGACTCCAAAGAACAGGGCCCTGCCAGTAGTAAAAGTTTGTTGGGATCAAATAGCATTTAGACATTTGCCTTCTTCATCATCGCTGCGGCAATAAACGATGCAAACAAAGGATGGGCTTTGAACGGTTTGGATTTAAATTCCGGATGAAACTGGACTCCTACAAACCAAGGATGATCCGCAATTTCTACGATTTCTACAAGATCACGTTTTGAGTTAATTCCGGTCACCTTTAGCCCTTTAGCAACAAGATCAGCGCGGTAGGCATTGTTGAATTCATAACGATGGCGATGGCGCTCACTTACGGAGTCTTCACCATAAGCTTTTTTCGAAATCGATTCGTCGACTAAATCACATTTGTAAGCACCCAGGCGCATCGAAGCACCTTTTTTGGTCACAGCTTTTTGATCTTCCATCAAATGAATAACGGGGTGAGGAGTATTTTCATCAAACTCAAGACTGTTTGCATCCGCCAAACCCAGAACATTGCGGGAGAATTCAATAACAGCGATTTGCATCCCGAGGCACAATCCGAAATAAGGCAGACCATTTTCACGAGCGTAACGTGCCGCCCAAATTTTTCCCTCCGTGCCGCGATCGCCAAACCCGCCAGGAACGAGAACCCCATCGAGGGTCTTTAAAATCTCCCGACCTTCTTCAGTAGTAAGATCTTCAGCATCAATTCGCTTAACAATGACTTTGGCGTCATTCGCAATACCACCGTGTGTAAGAGATTCATACACGGATTTGTAGGCATCTTGAAGCTCGATGTATTTACCAACGACCCCAACCGTAACTTTATGGGCGGGGTATTTTAAGCGACGGACAACATCATTCCATTTGTCCATAGGCTGCGCGGGAGCGTTCAGGTGGAGATACTCAACTACCAGATCATCGACATTTTCTCGTTGCAGCATCAATGGCAATTCGTAGATCGAGGTTTCAACGTCGCACTCTTCAATCACAGCTTCGAACGGAACATTACAGAACATTGCCAGCTTCTGTCGGACTTCGTCACCCAAACTTTCCTCTGATCGGCAAACTAAAATATCTGGAACAATCCCAATTTCCCGCAGTTTCGCCACACTCTGCTGGCTCGGCTTGGTCTTTAATTCACCAGCGGCTGCAAGATAGGGAACCAGGGTAACGTGGATGAAAAGCACATCCCCCCGAGGTTGTTCAGTGCTAAATTGTCGTATTCCCTCAACAAAGGGCAGACCTTCGATATCTCCGATGGTACCGCCAATTTCGGTGATAAGAATATCCACTCCTTCACCTGATTTATAAATCCGGCTTTTGATCTCATTGGTTAAATGAGGTATAACCTGCACGGTTTTTCCAAGGTAATCACCCCGACGCTCCTTCTTGATAACTGTTTCGTATACCTGGCCCGACGTCAGATTGTTGAGCTTTGAAAGGGCTCCTGAGGTAAACCGCTCATAATGACCCAAATCCAGGTCTGTTTCAGCTCCATCATCCAACACATAGACTTCTCCATGTTGGAATGGACTCATCGTTCCTGGATCCACATTTAAGTATGGATCAAATTTTTGAATTCGGACAGTTAATCCTCGGAGTTCGAGCAATGCCCCAATAGCAGCGGCGGTGAGGCCTTTTCCTAAAGAGGAAACGACACCACCAGTAATAAATATATACTTCATGGTTAAGTATGGGTTTCAACATGAGTGCGGAAATAATTTCCAAAGCACAAACCAAAACCTGTGCCGGGAGGATTTTGTTTTGGATCAGGGGGGACGGTACGCCAAACAATCAAGGCCAGAACTATTGAGAACTTACATCCGGGATGAACAATCCGATTGACCATTAAATGAAACGCCCATTGCCCTGCCTGCCATTTGAGCAAGCAGCCCTTATTGTCAGATCAACACCCTAAGAAAATATCCTAACACCTTTAGAAATTGGAAATTGCATTCAAATTGGTTCCGCTTCCTCTTTCTATATCAAATGCTGATTCTTTAATGGGCTAATCAGGGGATTTTACTAAATACTATGAATAAAGATACATTTCAAAATAAGGTCATCGGGATGGGTTCTCCGGTGGTGGATCTGTTAGCTCATGTGAGTGATGAGTTCGTTCTCTCGGTCGCAGGTGAAAAAGGTGGCATGGTGCTGGTGGATACTCTGACGATGGATGATTTATTGGCCAAACTACCAGTCAAACCTGTTCTCGCTCCAGGTGGTTCGACCGGGAATACCGTTTTGGGACTCGCCGAACTTGGAAATCCCGCAGCTATGTTGGGCAAAATTGGAAACTGTGAAATTGGCACTTTTTACAGAAATGGGCTAATGGGTCGTGGCGGAGACGGAAGCCGTTTCAAGGTAGGAACTATTGCGAATGGCCGTTGCCTGTCCTTGGTAACTCCGGATTCGGAGCGAACGATGCGCACGGATTTGGGAGCCGCAATGACCTTGGATCCCGAGGAAATTTCAGTGCACGATTTTCAAGGCTACCATCATGCCCACATCGAAGGCTACATATTGTTCAACCGGGATTTGATGTATAAGGCCCTCGATTCAGCAAAAGCGGCAGGGTGCACAATTAGTTTGGATTTGGCTTCTTTTGAAGTGGTTCATGCCACAAAGGACATCATGGCGGATATCATAAAAAACTACGTGGATGTCATCTTTTCAAACGAAGAAGAAGCCGCCGCGTTCACTGGCCTGGGACAGGATTATACAGCCATGGTTAGGTACTTAGCTCAATTAGCTGAGATTGCTGTGGTAAAGCTTGGAAAGAATGGGTCACTCATCGCACAAGGAAATGAAGTTTTTTCAGTGGCTGCTTGTCCTGTAGCCCGAGCGGTAGACACAACAGGCGCAGGCGACCTATGGGCTTGCGGCTTTCTTTACGGATGGTTGAACGGCCGGGACTTAAAGCGGTCGGGAGAATATGGATCAATACTTGGAGCAGAGGCGGTTCAAGTCATGGGTGCCTCCATACCAGAATCCCGCTGGCAGGTTATCCGTGAGCAATTCTTGCCGAAGAATAAAAGTTGATCGAGATTTCGACCACAACTTCAAAGGAACCATTAACAAGCTTAAGCGTTTCTCATTCCTGCCCAGGAAAGAGCGATCAGTCCCGCGAAAGGTAGCAACCAAAGCAGGGCTATCAGTCGGTTTGGAAAGCTCAGGCTTAGTTTATCTCCACCATCAACGATTTTAAACCAGTCCACTGACAAATAGAGAGGGTCTTCGCTTGACAGTCCCTGCAGTTCCGCCCCTTCCCCTTTTTCAATGCCTAAAACACCGGGTGCCAACTCCGTATTGCCCGCCATTCCTTTAATGGTCATAACAGCTAATCCCTCAGAAAAACCATCAAAGTTAAATCGTTTTCTCAGGGTTGGGTATGGCGCAAGACCTACCGCGACGTGCGCCTGTGAATGGGCTGCCTGAGTTAAAGATATCTCAACGGATCCGATACTGGCTTCTTCCTTACTTCCAAAGAAGATAGCGGTCTGAAACCGTTCGCCGGCGAGTCCCTCGGGTATTATCAATTCCTGAGTTAAAACGCTCTCCTCAATTAAAGGTGCGCTGATGATATCTTCTGCCCAGAGATGTTCTTTGAACGGTTGAATTGAATCCTCCTGCAGAATAAGGATAGTCAAAACGCTGACTATGGCGAGTCCTGCAAACCCTCCCATGCGAACCGAACATAAACATGTGAATACCCTATCCATAGACACTGAAAAATGGAATAGCTTCGTGAAGCCAGATATAAAGTTCCACACAACTATAAAGTATCCCGAATCCAAGTACTAGTTGTGCGGCCCAAGGACATTTCCTAAGCCCAAAAGCAAAAAATCCTACGATGGCAAAACCTAACACAGGTAGATAATACCGTCCAAACGTACCCTGCAGTGCTCCGGACGAAACGGTAAACGAATAAACTTTTAAGATGTGAACAATCAGGAAGAAAAAGAATATGACAAGCGCACCCATTTCGATACCCCCTTCCCTATCTTTCTCATTATTTACGTATCCAAAAAAATGGTCTGAAATCCTCCAACTAAGAGCAATGGTGCCAATAACAATGAGAATCCAGTATTGGGTGTACTCCTGATCGAGCCAATCCGAAACAAAGAGCAGCACCACCGCGATTAGCGTCCTATCGACTCCCCAAAGTAAGCGCTTCCAGCTACCGATTCCATTCTTTACGGTATAAAACAGCGAGAGAAGAAAAAGGCCGATTAAAGGATAGGTAAAGGCCTCTTGGTAAATAGTATAAATCTGAAGCCAACGCACCTTGATGACCCCGTCGCCCATCCATCCGAGAAGACCCCAAAACGATTGCATAAGGATCGAAAATATAGGGAAAGCCCTGCCGAATTCCAGGAGCGATATGTTCAACGGTTCATCCGACACAAAACCGGTCATATCAATGGGCAGCATTTGACCATAAACAAATAAGTTTCGCATTATCCAAAACCCAATCGGGAGAGTAGATAATAAAAGAATCCTGATAGAGTGTTTCCAGGCATCAGATCCATTTCTCCAAATGGTTATTAAGGAAAGAGCCAGAATGGGCGGAAAAAGAACAAGGAAGGTGTATTTCACAACTCCGCCTATGCCTAGAGCGATTCCGAGCTTGGTTAAATCAGACAATTCACCTTTTAAGCTATATCGTATCCAGAACAACAACACCAGGCATCCGAATAAAAACACCAATGCATCATGATTTACACCACCAGCCAGGTAGGTGTGGTTGGGAATACTACCGACCATAATACCAACGCCCAAAGCAGCACCCGGATTCAGGCCAACCTCCCGGAGCACCTTCATTAATACAAAAAGACCCAGCCCAAAAAATACGGAGGTAACTGCTCGAATTAAAAAAAACGGCCCCCAAACAGGTGACCCAAACATGGCCCCCAACCAGTAAACCGGTACCATGAGAAAATGGTATAAGGGTGGATGCTGAGCGATCCAATTGGTACCAGGTGAGGGTGGGTGGTCAGGGGCAAACATTTTCCATACCTCTACATCAAGAAGTGTTTCATGAAGCACCGCCAATCCCTTTCCGGTAGCCAAATCCTTAATATAAGAATAATGCCCAACTTCATCGGGAATATCCCAGGGTCGAACGATCCAGATACTTGTTATTATTGCTTTAAGGACAAAAAAAACGACCACTGCCCATGGGGCAATTTGGCGGAAACTAAAGGACCGGAAGAAGCTCATTTAACACACGATGGCACTCCGCGGAAGATTCTGTAATCCTAACCGTCTGTCAACGACGAGATAGCAAAAAGCCTACGCTACAAAGGCCGAGGCTGATTTGGTAGACAACAAAAAGAAATGTTACCCTTCGATGATGTAAAGCAATCCGCCTGACCGCGAGCGAATGTTACCGCTACCTAAGTTCCCATCGTCGAGAATCTCATCGATCTTCAAAATGATTCCTGGCCCAACCGTAACTCCCATAACTGAGACAGCAGCAGTAATTCCGAATACACCTTTATCCCAGTCGTATGACCCGCCAGCAGGTGTCGTCGAAGTAAATAGGCTGGTGTTTAAATATTCTTCCATTCCGCTCGGAACGGTGGCAGGACCCACGTCCGCAGGATAATCGCCCATTTCCAAAGAGTAGGCTTGAAAGGCGTCAGCGAAAACCCGAAGATCGTTTCCAATCCTTGTGGCAATAGCCCGTTCTCTCGTGTGCTTGAATGCGACGCCGGCCATTGCAGCAAGAATACCGATGATCATCACGACTATCATGATCTCAACAAGAGTAAACCCCCGTTTACTCTGATAGGGTGGATTTTGAGGATTCGTGTTCATGTTTGATCCTTTTGAGATAAATGTGGGTTGGACTGTCCCTCAATAAGCACAAGCCCACAATGATCTGAATCTATTTTACACGGCCTTTACTTCACCCATATTTTCTGTGCAGTCAAGGAGCAGGAATTACTCGATAATATATATCACCGATCCACCCGATTTCTGGATAATGCCGGTACTGAGTCCAGCGTCATCCATTATTTCATCCAGCTTTCTTACCGGATCATCACCAGCCGTGTAACCGGTGATTGCAATGGCTGCCACCGGGGTCCCGCTAAATCCATTGAACACCCAGTCGTAACTGCCACCGATAGGTGACCTCTCGGACCAATTTTCAATTTTTATGTAGTTTTCCATCCCTGGAGGCAGGGCTCCGGGGGATGAATCAGGCGGATAAGTCCCATTATCCAAAGCATAGGTTTCAAATAAACCGGCGTAGGTGCGAAAGTCGCTGGCAACTCGGGAAGCCATTGAATGCGTTTTCACCTTCTGAAATGCAGGGTGAGCCATAACCGCAAGTATCCCGATAATCACGACGACGATCATGATTTCCACCAAGGTAAAGCCTTTCTTATTTTTCATATGAAGCTGCACCGCGCTATACGGACTTTACATAAGATCTTAGGGCAAGTTGTCGCAGTCAAAATAGGGACATTTCGAGGTAGCTATTTACACGCATTTTACCATCTTGTAGAAAAGTGCCCAGAATATGATAACAGACACACTAAAAAACGCCGGCCAATATCCTTTGGGTCCGGCATGGACCAAAGCAATTGAGTTCGTTAAATCCCTGGGTAGCGATACGCCGGATGGAGAATACCCACTCAACGGCGAAGCGATGTTCGCCAGGGTAATGAGTTATGAGACCAAATCTCCTGCAAAAGCTAAATTCGAGGCTCATAAAAAATATGCGGATATTCAGGCCACTCTGGATGGTGCTGAAGGAATTGCTGTGGTTGATATAAACAAGTTGGAAGAAAGTGTTCCTTACAACGAAACAACCGACGTTACTTTTTTCGAAACACCAGAATCAGTGCCAACCCTTGTCGATGTCTACCCGGGTTCCTTTGCATTTCTATTACCGCAAGACGTACACATGCCACAATTGGAAGTGGGAGAAGCCCGTTTGATTAAAAAGGTGGTCGTAAAAATCGCGCTTTCAGAATTGGGACTCTAGGACTATTTGCGAAAACAAACGATCTGCCTGCCGTTGCTTGTTGGTCCAGAATTCGTTGATAAAAACGGGAATACGCAATCCATCTGGCAGCGGGAGTTCAGAATGTTCTGTCTCTCAGCTCAAATAATAATTCGCCAAGTCATTCAGAAAGGCGACGGGGTCATCCACAGACCGCACGTCCATAAAAGAGCCTCAATCAACAAGAACCCTACATCATAACCAGCAAAATCAGCTTCCGATCGAAGGAAGAAAAATCAGTTGCCAGTCTCAACCCCGGGAGGAAGACTTGTTTGCTTCTCATTCACCATGACGCCAAAGCCCTTAATAATCTGCGACATTGTGCAGTTTTATAGCACCATGAGCGGTGGAGTGCGCCGGTACATTCATGAAAAGATAGCTTACCTGTTAGCGCATACGGATCACTCGCACGTTCTCATTATCCCCTCGTATAGAGACGCTATTACCAGAGAAGGCCGAACGGCCGTCTATGAGATTAAAAGTCCAAAATTAATAGGTTCGAACAGCTACCGAATGCTCATAAGTAAGAAGAAAATCCTTTCCGTAATAGCCGGGGAGAATCCGGATATCATCGAAGTGGGCGATCCTTACCGCGCAGCATGGATTGGCTTGGAAGCCGCTCGGATTCACGATATCCCGATTGTCGCTTTTTACCATTCTGACTACCCAAGAGCACTTGACCGAACTTTAAGAAAGTACGCCGGCACCAGAATCGAGTCCTTGGTTTCGCCATGGATTAAGAAGTACCTTATCAAACTTTATAACCGGATGTCCGCAACCGTCGTTTCGAGTAAACACTGCGAGGAGCTATTAACAAATGTTGGCATTAAAAGGCTCAAACGAATTGCACTTGGGACAAACCTGGAAACCTTCACACCTCGCGAAAGCCGGAATCGAATTTTTAAAGAACTTGGCCTGACTGAAAATACCCGACTGTTATTGTTTGTTGGCCGCCTGGCGCGTGAGAAAAATATTCGAAGCCTGTTCGATATGATGGAGACACTCAAGGAACACGCCGAACCACATCATCTATTACTCATCGGCGACGGTGAGTCGCGTAACGAAATTCGGCAAAAATCAAACGAAGAAAAAAACATCTCCTGGGTGCATTTCTGCGAATCCCCGGAACGCTTGGCGGATTTTTACTCTGCGGCCGATTTATTCGTGCACGCAGGAGACTGTGAAACCTTCGGCCTGGTTTCACTTGAGGCGCAAGCCTGCGGTACCCGGGTCCTTGCAGTGAAAGGTGGAGGCCTTGACGAAGGCCTTCAATACGAAGAACCGCTCATCATGGCTCACAACACTTCCGGGAAAGCCTTGGCCAAAGCGGTTTCTCAAATCTGGCGATTGGATGAATCCGAAATCGACCGCGGCTTAAGAAGACAAAAAATGGAAGAACACTTTTCCTGGGAAGTCACCTTTTCGAAACTGACATCCTTATACTCG
Proteins encoded in this region:
- the kdsA gene encoding 3-deoxy-8-phosphooctulonate synthase — its product is MLFDPNKLLLLAGPCSLESLEICRPVAECLAELRENNPALNIVFKGSFDKANRTSMEGARGTGLKAGLEILAEIKSRYQFPVVTDVHGISQISVVADVVDVIQIPAFLCRQTDLLVAAAETGRVVNVKKGQFLAPQDMKHVVAKLENAGAAEMWLTERGTTFGYRNLVVDMRSFDLMKENGHPTIFDATHSVQLPSGGDGKSDGQREFVLPLARAALAAGANGIFMETHPNPDEAISDGPNMVPLAELSQMVEELLQIWKLMKSLAPG
- a CDS encoding CTP synthase, which translates into the protein MKYIFITGGVVSSLGKGLTAAAIGALLELRGLTVRIQKFDPYLNVDPGTMSPFQHGEVYVLDDGAETDLDLGHYERFTSGALSKLNNLTSGQVYETVIKKERRGDYLGKTVQVIPHLTNEIKSRIYKSGEGVDILITEIGGTIGDIEGLPFVEGIRQFSTEQPRGDVLFIHVTLVPYLAAAGELKTKPSQQSVAKLREIGIVPDILVCRSEESLGDEVRQKLAMFCNVPFEAVIEECDVETSIYELPLMLQRENVDDLVVEYLHLNAPAQPMDKWNDVVRRLKYPAHKVTVGVVGKYIELQDAYKSVYESLTHGGIANDAKVIVKRIDAEDLTTEEGREILKTLDGVLVPGGFGDRGTEGKIWAARYARENGLPYFGLCLGMQIAVIEFSRNVLGLADANSLEFDENTPHPVIHLMEDQKAVTKKGASMRLGAYKCDLVDESISKKAYGEDSVSERHRHRYEFNNAYRADLVAKGLKVTGINSKRDLVEIVEIADHPWFVGVQFHPEFKSKPFKAHPLFASFIAAAMMKKANV
- a CDS encoding adenosine kinase encodes the protein MNKDTFQNKVIGMGSPVVDLLAHVSDEFVLSVAGEKGGMVLVDTLTMDDLLAKLPVKPVLAPGGSTGNTVLGLAELGNPAAMLGKIGNCEIGTFYRNGLMGRGGDGSRFKVGTIANGRCLSLVTPDSERTMRTDLGAAMTLDPEEISVHDFQGYHHAHIEGYILFNRDLMYKALDSAKAAGCTISLDLASFEVVHATKDIMADIIKNYVDVIFSNEEEAAAFTGLGQDYTAMVRYLAQLAEIAVVKLGKNGSLIAQGNEVFSVAACPVARAVDTTGAGDLWACGFLYGWLNGRDLKRSGEYGSILGAEAVQVMGASIPESRWQVIREQFLPKNKS
- a CDS encoding glycosyltransferase family 39 protein, translated to MSFFRSFSFRQIAPWAVVVFFVLKAIITSIWIVRPWDIPDEVGHYSYIKDLATGKGLAVLHETLLDVEVWKMFAPDHPPSPGTNWIAQHPPLYHFLMVPVYWLGAMFGSPVWGPFFLIRAVTSVFFGLGLFVLMKVLREVGLNPGAALGVGIMVGSIPNHTYLAGGVNHDALVFLFGCLVLLFWIRYSLKGELSDLTKLGIALGIGGVVKYTFLVLFPPILALSLITIWRNGSDAWKHSIRILLLSTLPIGFWIMRNLFVYGQMLPIDMTGFVSDEPLNISLLEFGRAFPIFSILMQSFWGLLGWMGDGVIKVRWLQIYTIYQEAFTYPLIGLFLLSLFYTVKNGIGSWKRLLWGVDRTLIAVVLLFVSDWLDQEYTQYWILIVIGTIALSWRISDHFFGYVNNEKDREGGIEMGALVIFFFFLIVHILKVYSFTVSSGALQGTFGRYYLPVLGFAIVGFFAFGLRKCPWAAQLVLGFGILYSCVELYIWLHEAIPFFSVYG
- a CDS encoding prepilin-type N-terminal cleavage/methylation domain-containing protein: MNTNPQNPPYQSKRGFTLVEIMIVVMIIGILAAMAGVAFKHTRERAIATRIGNDLRVFADAFQAYSLEMGDYPADVGPATVPSGMEEYLNTSLFTSTTPAGGSYDWDKGVFGITAAVSVMGVTVGPGIILKIDEILDDGNLGSGNIRSRSGGLLYIIEG
- a CDS encoding prepilin-type N-terminal cleavage/methylation domain-containing protein — its product is MKNKKGFTLVEIMIVVVIIGILAVMAHPAFQKVKTHSMASRVASDFRTYAGLFETYALDNGTYPPDSSPGALPPGMENYIKIENWSERSPIGGSYDWVFNGFSGTPVAAIAITGYTAGDDPVRKLDEIMDDAGLSTGIIQKSGGSVIYIIE
- a CDS encoding YhcH/YjgK/YiaL family protein codes for the protein MITDTLKNAGQYPLGPAWTKAIEFVKSLGSDTPDGEYPLNGEAMFARVMSYETKSPAKAKFEAHKKYADIQATLDGAEGIAVVDINKLEESVPYNETTDVTFFETPESVPTLVDVYPGSFAFLLPQDVHMPQLEVGEARLIKKVVVKIALSELGL
- a CDS encoding glycosyltransferase yields the protein MTPKPLIICDIVQFYSTMSGGVRRYIHEKIAYLLAHTDHSHVLIIPSYRDAITREGRTAVYEIKSPKLIGSNSYRMLISKKKILSVIAGENPDIIEVGDPYRAAWIGLEAARIHDIPIVAFYHSDYPRALDRTLRKYAGTRIESLVSPWIKKYLIKLYNRMSATVVSSKHCEELLTNVGIKRLKRIALGTNLETFTPRESRNRIFKELGLTENTRLLLFVGRLAREKNIRSLFDMMETLKEHAEPHHLLLIGDGESRNEIRQKSNEEKNISWVHFCESPERLADFYSAADLFVHAGDCETFGLVSLEAQACGTRVLAVKGGGLDEGLQYEEPLIMAHNTSGKALAKAVSQIWRLDESEIDRGLRRQKMEEHFSWEVTFSKLTSLYSELASKDLPSPDKAQPFTNESEDSALLTQ